In Thermomicrobiales bacterium, the DNA window CAGGGGCGACGTATGCCGCCCCTGCGCAGTATGGTGGCTAGTGGCTAACGGCGCGGTCGAGCGTCTTGGCGTGCTCGACCCAGCCGGAGACGGCGGTGGCCGAGGGCAGTTGGCGGACGAGCTTCTTCGCCGCGTTCACCTCGGTCATCGCAGCGTGCAGGTTGGCGGCGTTGCGCCGGGCCAGCTCCAGCACGCTATCGACGCCGGAGGCTTCCAGCAGGTCGGAGTACTGCGTGCCGACGCCACGTATACGCATCAGGTCGGCGCGATTGACCCACTCCAGAATGCGGGATGCATCGACGCCGATCTTTGCGGCCAGCTCGTCGCGACCCTTGGCGGCCCCGGCGGCGCGGAGCAGACCCTCGGTCGTCCGGATTCCGGCCCCGGTCAGCTTTTCCGCATACACTGGCCCAATGCCCTCGATATCGATGATCTTCGCCATAGATACCCCCTTCGGGCTACGCGGTGAGCCCGGTCACTGATCGTGACCGGCACGTTGATGTGGATCGATGGCGGTAGTGTACGACTGGAA includes these proteins:
- a CDS encoding DUF4332 domain-containing protein, with translation MAKIIDIEGIGPVYAEKLTGAGIRTTEGLLRAAGAAKGRDELAAKIGVDASRILEWVNRADLMRIRGVGTQYSDLLEASGVDSVLELARRNAANLHAAMTEVNAAKKLVRQLPSATAVSGWVEHAKTLDRAVSH